A window of Selenomonas ruminantium subsp. lactilytica TAM6421 contains these coding sequences:
- a CDS encoding cysteine desulfurase family protein, translated as MIYLDYAANSPADAEVLETFINTERNYTGNPNSAHPLGMQAREKLAEVTADIARTLAVFPAEIIYTSGASEANNLAIKGIADIQQKHGKHIISTPLEHASVSGPLAWLQEQGYEVDLVDIGQDGKIKLEHLRELLREDTILAAVTAVDSELGTIQPVQEIAELISHYENCRLHVDATQAMGKIPFSFAGIDTVSLSAHKFFGLNGSGLLFKRRPLELTPLIHGGAGASLYRSGTPTLGLAAALAKALGKATASLQERYAQVMKLNEELRQELGKNPAVVINSPADAVPHILNVSVQGIKGTRMQQMLAEQGVCVSVKSACSTDGQPSKAVYAVSGDRRNALSSWRISLSHLTTEEEIGAFLKILTGLVAGKA; from the coding sequence ATGATCTATCTGGACTATGCCGCCAATAGCCCGGCCGATGCTGAGGTATTGGAGACCTTCATCAATACTGAAAGGAATTATACAGGCAATCCCAATTCCGCCCATCCTTTGGGGATGCAGGCCCGGGAGAAGCTGGCTGAGGTCACAGCGGATATTGCCCGGACGCTGGCGGTATTTCCTGCGGAAATCATCTATACCTCCGGGGCCAGCGAGGCCAATAATCTGGCCATCAAGGGGATAGCAGATATCCAGCAAAAACATGGAAAGCATATTATCTCCACACCCTTGGAGCATGCCTCCGTCAGCGGGCCGCTGGCCTGGCTGCAGGAACAGGGCTATGAGGTAGATTTGGTGGATATCGGTCAGGATGGAAAAATCAAGCTGGAACATCTGCGGGAACTGCTGCGGGAGGATACGATCCTGGCAGCTGTTACGGCAGTGGACAGCGAGCTGGGCACCATCCAGCCGGTACAGGAAATTGCAGAACTTATCAGTCATTACGAAAACTGCCGTCTCCATGTGGATGCCACCCAGGCTATGGGGAAAATTCCCTTTTCCTTTGCCGGTATCGATACGGTAAGTCTCTCAGCCCATAAGTTCTTTGGGCTGAATGGCAGCGGCCTGTTGTTCAAGCGCCGGCCGCTGGAACTGACGCCCCTGATCCATGGCGGTGCAGGCGCAAGCCTGTACCGTAGCGGCACGCCCACCTTGGGGCTGGCGGCGGCCCTGGCAAAGGCGCTGGGGAAAGCAACGGCCTCCCTGCAGGAGCGGTATGCGCAGGTTATGAAACTAAACGAAGAACTGCGTCAAGAACTCGGTAAAAATCCTGCTGTCGTTATAAACAGTCCTGCCGATGCCGTGCCCCATATCCTGAATGTCAGCGTGCAGGGCATCAAGGGCACGCGCATGCAGCAGATGCTGGCTGAGCAGGGTGTCTGCGTTTCGGTAAAATCTGCCTGCTCCACCGATGGCCAGCCTTCAAAGGCTGTATACGCAGTAAGCGGGGACAGGCGGAATGCCCTGTCCTCCTGGCGCATCAGCCTGAGCCACCTGACCACGGAGGAAGAGATTGGGGCGTTTCTGAAAATATTGACAGGCTTGGTTGCGG
- the mnmA gene encoding tRNA 2-thiouridine(34) synthase MnmA, translating into MEMIKDKNSALIAMSGGVDSSVAAYLMTKQGYRCLGTTMRLYRNSDIGLGNYHTCCSQRDIDDASDVAFQLDIPYEVLDFTMEFKERIIEKFIRTYEAGGVPNPCVDCNRYMKFDRLFAFAEQKGLYYVVTGHYARITYDEGRQRYLLKKAADLSKDQSYVLYMLTQEQLAHLQFPLGDIPKEETRKIAEGLAFCNAAKHDSQDICFVPDGDYVGFMEQYTGRKYEDGPIVDEAGNVLGRHHGAVHYTTGQRKGLGIAADRPLYVTGKDMESNTVFVGPNEALYSDTLYADEMNWIAMEPPAEAIRVKAKTRYRHKEQWATAYPQGKDKIKLIFDEPQRAITVGQSVVLYDDDIVVGGGTIIEAGRQEG; encoded by the coding sequence ATGGAAATGATAAAGGATAAGAACAGTGCCCTGATTGCCATGAGCGGCGGGGTGGATAGTTCGGTGGCGGCATATCTGATGACAAAGCAGGGCTACCGCTGTCTGGGCACCACCATGCGGCTGTACCGGAACAGTGATATCGGCCTGGGAAATTATCATACCTGCTGTTCTCAGCGGGATATCGATGATGCCAGTGATGTGGCCTTTCAGCTGGACATTCCCTATGAGGTGCTGGATTTTACCATGGAATTCAAGGAACGTATTATCGAAAAGTTTATTCGCACCTATGAAGCTGGCGGCGTTCCCAATCCATGCGTTGACTGCAACCGCTACATGAAGTTTGACCGGCTCTTTGCTTTTGCGGAGCAGAAGGGGCTTTACTATGTGGTGACGGGGCACTATGCCCGGATTACCTATGATGAAGGGCGGCAGAGATACCTGCTGAAAAAGGCTGCTGATCTGAGTAAAGACCAGAGTTATGTCCTGTATATGCTGACTCAGGAACAGCTGGCTCATCTGCAATTCCCCCTGGGGGATATCCCCAAGGAGGAAACAAGAAAGATTGCGGAGGGGCTGGCCTTCTGCAATGCAGCTAAGCATGACAGTCAGGATATCTGCTTCGTTCCCGACGGGGACTATGTGGGCTTTATGGAACAGTATACCGGCAGGAAATATGAGGATGGCCCCATTGTAGATGAAGCGGGCAATGTGCTGGGCAGGCATCATGGTGCCGTCCATTATACCACCGGCCAGCGCAAAGGTCTGGGCATTGCAGCGGATAGGCCCCTCTATGTAACCGGCAAGGATATGGAAAGCAATACGGTGTTTGTGGGGCCGAATGAAGCATTATATTCCGATACCCTCTATGCCGATGAGATGAACTGGATTGCCATGGAGCCGCCTGCAGAAGCTATCCGGGTAAAGGCCAAGACCAGGTACAGACATAAGGAACAGTGGGCTACGGCTTACCCGCAAGGTAAAGATAAGATAAAGCTTATTTTTGATGAACCCCAGCGGGCCATTACCGTTGGCCAGTCGGTGGTGCTCTACGATGATGATATCGTGGTGGGCGGCGGCACGATTATAGAGGCGGGGAGGCAGGAAGGATGA
- a CDS encoding DUF6803 family protein produces MTNYMELLMTNQPWNLIAFMVLPVAMAELITMAEFFILSDAQEHKRWKKLSHYLGMVLGVYFTGVFLYLATAVVPRIEFRGWIDLLAVGFYMLGVIPLGAIALQEMGIISGTLDEKRKMHRHIVLLVTFLIVSHVAMVFGMADPALGGWQSAPQYDMMNSNMSGMHHMDGTAHGMKH; encoded by the coding sequence ATGACAAACTATATGGAACTTTTGATGACGAATCAGCCCTGGAATCTCATCGCCTTCATGGTGCTGCCGGTGGCCATGGCCGAACTCATCACCATGGCGGAATTTTTTATTCTGTCCGATGCCCAGGAACATAAGAGATGGAAGAAACTGAGCCACTATCTGGGCATGGTTTTAGGCGTTTATTTTACCGGGGTGTTCCTGTACCTGGCCACAGCCGTGGTACCGCGGATTGAATTCCGTGGCTGGATTGACCTGCTGGCTGTAGGCTTTTATATGCTGGGCGTCATCCCCTTAGGCGCCATTGCCCTGCAGGAAATGGGCATCATCAGCGGAACCTTGGATGAAAAAAGAAAGATGCACCGCCATATCGTGCTGTTGGTCACGTTCCTGATTGTCAGCCATGTGGCTATGGTCTTCGGCATGGCAGACCCCGCATTAGGTGGTTGGCAGTCCGCCCCCCAGTATGATATGATGAATAGCAATATGAGCGGCATGCATCATATGGATGGCACCGCCCATGGAATGAAGCACTGA
- a CDS encoding response regulator transcription factor, which yields MQKKILLVDDDLKLLDVLEPFLRNEGFATMRAQDGLEALTLLMKQPDLIVLDIMMPHLDGKEVCRRIRQISQVPIIMLTALDEEADKLESLDLGADDYIAKPFSMRELAARIRAVLRRASGPLADTPPQTQKLAAGGLVLDSLRHTVQLDGKMLELTPIEFTLLEVLMRHPGQVLNRLQLMEQSHGFAFDGYERTIDAHIRNLRRKIEQDTRKPTYILTVYGVGYRFGGDADE from the coding sequence ATGCAGAAAAAAATATTGCTGGTGGATGATGATTTGAAGCTATTGGATGTTCTGGAGCCATTTCTCCGCAACGAAGGTTTTGCCACCATGCGGGCCCAGGATGGGCTGGAAGCCCTGACGCTGCTGATGAAGCAGCCAGACCTCATCGTCCTGGACATCATGATGCCGCATCTGGATGGCAAGGAAGTCTGCCGCCGCATCCGGCAGATCAGCCAGGTTCCCATCATCATGCTGACCGCACTGGACGAGGAAGCCGACAAATTGGAAAGCCTGGATTTAGGCGCCGACGATTACATAGCCAAGCCCTTCAGCATGCGGGAACTGGCGGCCAGGATACGGGCCGTCCTGCGGCGGGCCTCAGGCCCCCTTGCCGATACGCCGCCTCAGACGCAAAAACTTGCCGCAGGCGGCCTTGTGCTGGACAGCCTGCGGCACACGGTGCAGCTGGATGGGAAAATGCTGGAGCTCACCCCTATTGAATTTACCCTGTTGGAGGTATTGATGCGTCATCCGGGGCAGGTGCTGAACCGCCTGCAGCTGATGGAGCAGAGCCATGGTTTTGCTTTTGATGGCTATGAACGTACCATTGATGCCCATATCCGCAACCTGCGCCGCAAGATTGAGCAGGATACCCGCAAGCCCACCTATATTTTGACCGTGTATGGCGTGGGCTACCGCTTTGGAGGTGACGCTGATGAATAA
- a CDS encoding sensor histidine kinase translates to MNKWQSIRLKLAGGTFLLLAITVCSLIVLMNGQMERAFHDFLQLHFPAAAAQDTAEVMFLQSVHQSLWWVGLFFIVLGLAASYLLATSITKPLRRLTEAAKEIGRGNFNQQLPASAHDEVGQLTQVFNQMAEDLSRNEKSRREFFAGIAHELRTPLAILQGNLENISSGVTPPEPEIIFSMQEEVMRLSRLVTDLRDLSLAEIRELKLHREPTDLGQLALQLGQFMQPLFDEAGQKLLLEIADNLPSVSVDQDRMRQVIGNLLANASRYSGPGSTVQLKIHQEGPSLRIAIQDNGPGIPEEDMPHIFEQFYRGEKSRSRKNGGSGIGLALARRYVEIHGGTIKAENLPGGGVRFVILIAGFG, encoded by the coding sequence ATGAATAAATGGCAAAGCATCCGCCTGAAACTGGCCGGAGGAACCTTTCTCCTGCTGGCCATCACCGTATGCAGCCTGATTGTGCTGATGAACGGACAGATGGAACGCGCTTTCCACGATTTCCTGCAGCTGCATTTTCCCGCCGCGGCAGCACAGGATACGGCAGAAGTGATGTTCCTGCAGTCTGTCCATCAATCCCTTTGGTGGGTGGGGCTGTTTTTCATCGTTCTGGGGCTGGCGGCCAGCTATCTACTGGCCACCAGCATTACCAAGCCCTTGCGCCGCCTCACCGAAGCTGCCAAGGAAATCGGCCGGGGAAATTTCAACCAGCAGCTGCCGGCTTCGGCCCATGATGAAGTGGGGCAGCTGACCCAGGTCTTCAATCAGATGGCGGAAGACCTGTCACGCAATGAAAAATCAAGGCGTGAGTTCTTCGCCGGCATCGCCCACGAGCTGCGCACGCCTCTGGCCATCCTGCAGGGAAATCTGGAAAACATCAGCAGCGGCGTCACGCCCCCGGAACCGGAAATCATCTTCTCCATGCAGGAGGAAGTCATGCGCCTGAGCCGCTTGGTAACGGACCTACGTGACCTGTCCCTGGCGGAAATCCGGGAACTGAAACTGCACCGGGAGCCCACCGATTTAGGCCAGTTAGCCCTGCAGCTTGGCCAGTTCATGCAGCCGTTATTTGACGAAGCCGGCCAAAAACTGCTGCTGGAAATTGCAGACAATCTGCCCTCCGTATCCGTAGACCAGGACCGCATGCGCCAGGTCATTGGCAACTTATTGGCCAACGCCAGCCGTTACAGCGGCCCCGGCAGCACAGTGCAGCTCAAAATCCATCAAGAAGGCCCTTCCCTGCGCATTGCGATACAGGATAACGGGCCTGGGATACCGGAGGAAGACATGCCCCATATCTTTGAGCAATTCTATCGCGGAGAAAAATCCCGCAGCCGGAAAAATGGCGGCTCGGGAATTGGTCTGGCCTTAGCCCGCCGCTATGTGGAAATCCATGGCGGTACCATAAAGGCCGAAAACCTGCCGGGCGGCGGGGTACGCTTCGTGATCCTTATCGCAGGCTTTGGCTAA
- a CDS encoding trans-sulfuration enzyme family protein: MGKHLSTKLIHTGDGQFYKTIGQGASVPETLPIYRTSVFAFDDVPSVDNIYEGEAEGYIYTRIKHPNTDAVAEILAAADETEDALVFSSGMSAITLSILSVVQQGDHIISSPVLYGGVHDFLKNELARFGVSVSFVDFAREDIAAYIRPETKLIYTETISNPLMEVPDIQAVAELAHKHDLLFFIDNTFATPVVAKPAALGADVVLYSATKYLGGHSDIVAGAAAGRREIIEKIRHTLTLYGALLSPADSWLLARSLRTLNLRVAAHSRNALQVAESLAKHPKVDRVFYPGLETSPSYKRATAQFAPGLYGGMLSFNLRGGEAEASKLIKELVTIKFVPSLAGTATTVSYAAKTSHRFYSSAELAAVGITWGQLRLSVGLEQAEDIIAELDAALAEI, encoded by the coding sequence ATGGGAAAGCATCTGAGCACGAAATTGATTCATACAGGGGACGGACAGTTTTACAAGACAATCGGGCAGGGAGCTTCGGTGCCGGAGACTTTGCCCATCTACCGTACCTCGGTCTTTGCCTTTGATGATGTGCCCTCGGTGGATAACATCTATGAGGGGGAGGCGGAAGGCTATATCTACACCCGCATCAAACATCCCAACACAGATGCGGTGGCAGAGATTCTGGCCGCTGCGGATGAAACGGAAGATGCTTTGGTGTTTTCCTCGGGCATGTCTGCCATCACCCTGAGCATCCTGTCCGTGGTGCAGCAGGGGGACCATATCATTTCCTCGCCGGTGCTTTACGGCGGTGTCCATGACTTTTTGAAAAATGAGCTGGCCCGCTTCGGCGTCAGCGTCAGCTTTGTGGATTTTGCCCGGGAGGATATTGCCGCTTATATCCGTCCGGAAACGAAGCTCATCTATACGGAGACGATTTCCAATCCCCTGATGGAAGTGCCGGATATCCAGGCGGTGGCGGAGCTGGCTCATAAGCATGATCTGCTCTTCTTCATCGACAACACCTTTGCCACGCCGGTGGTGGCTAAGCCCGCAGCTTTAGGCGCCGATGTGGTGCTCTACAGTGCCACCAAATACTTGGGCGGTCATAGCGATATTGTAGCCGGGGCGGCGGCAGGCCGCAGGGAAATCATTGAGAAAATCCGCCATACCCTGACTCTTTACGGTGCCCTGCTGAGCCCTGCGGACAGCTGGCTGCTGGCTCGCAGTCTGCGTACACTGAACCTGCGGGTGGCGGCCCATTCCCGCAATGCTCTGCAGGTGGCAGAATCCCTGGCCAAGCATCCCAAGGTTGACAGGGTGTTCTATCCGGGACTGGAAACTTCTCCAAGCTATAAAAGGGCCACGGCGCAGTTTGCCCCGGGCCTTTACGGCGGCATGCTGAGCTTCAATCTGCGGGGCGGCGAGGCGGAGGCATCCAAGCTCATAAAGGAGCTTGTCACCATTAAATTCGTGCCCAGTCTGGCGGGGACAGCCACTACCGTGTCCTATGCCGCCAAGACTTCCCACAGGTTTTACAGTTCTGCTGAACTTGCCGCAGTAGGCATTACCTGGGGGCAGTTGCGCCTGTCCGTGGGCCTGGAGCAGGCGGAGGATATCATCGCCGAACTGGATGCGGCCTTGGCTGAGATCTGA
- a CDS encoding methionine ABC transporter permease: protein MELLNTVFPNLMLKLPEFYQAIIDTFVMVLIAGGISFLLGLIFGVVLITTKPGGILERHAVYQVVDKAINTFRSIPFIILLTLLLPLTRMVVGTGIGVKGAIIPLVFGIVPFFSRQVESALTEIGDGVIEAATAMGLSPWEVIFKVYLRESIAPLVRATTLTTISLIGLTAMAGAVGAGGLGDFAIKYGHNRFQEDVTVGTVIVLVAIVCLIQFLGNKLAEKNTH, encoded by the coding sequence ATGGAGCTGCTGAATACCGTGTTTCCCAATCTCATGCTGAAACTGCCTGAATTCTATCAGGCAATTATTGATACCTTTGTTATGGTACTGATTGCCGGGGGCATATCCTTTTTGCTGGGGCTGATTTTCGGCGTGGTGCTGATTACCACGAAGCCCGGCGGCATTCTGGAGCGTCATGCGGTGTATCAGGTGGTGGACAAGGCCATCAACACCTTCCGTTCCATTCCCTTTATCATTCTGCTGACTTTGCTTTTGCCTCTTACCCGCATGGTGGTGGGCACGGGCATTGGCGTGAAGGGCGCCATTATCCCCTTGGTCTTCGGCATTGTGCCCTTCTTTTCCCGGCAGGTGGAGTCTGCGCTGACGGAAATCGGCGACGGGGTTATCGAGGCGGCTACTGCTATGGGCCTTAGCCCCTGGGAGGTCATCTTCAAGGTGTACCTGCGGGAAAGCATTGCGCCCCTGGTGCGGGCCACTACCCTTACCACCATCAGCCTGATTGGCCTGACGGCCATGGCCGGGGCTGTCGGTGCCGGCGGCTTGGGGGATTTTGCCATCAAGTATGGCCATAACCGCTTTCAGGAGGATGTGACCGTGGGCACGGTTATCGTGCTGGTGGCCATCGTCTGCCTGATTCAGTTCCTGGGCAACAAGCTGGCAGAGAAAAATACGCATTGA
- a CDS encoding methionine ABC transporter ATP-binding protein, with product MIVLEGINKTFTIKDKQVTAVKDVNLTIQDKEIYGIIGFSGAGKSTLVRCINLLERPTAGKVIVNGVDMLALQPKDLREQRKKIGMIFQQFNLMPSRTVAQNVALPIENSGLSKSEIESKVKKLLAFVELEDRAHAYPSQLSGGQKQRVAIARALATDPEILLCDEATSALDPQTTRSILKLLARLNTELGITVVVITHEMDVIKKLCHRVAVMEHGRVVEENTVYDLFAQPQQEITKNFIDTTSNLSEIYQLIEDKAEIAELSHDEKLVKMRYQQANVSEPLISQISRKFEVSVNILFSDVELVEGLPLGGTVAIIKGARPQIKKALDYVRAKNVNVEVIKDGAAEYRVSQSHAETA from the coding sequence ATGATTGTCCTGGAAGGTATCAATAAGACATTTACAATCAAGGATAAGCAGGTAACCGCAGTAAAGGACGTAAACCTTACCATTCAGGATAAGGAAATCTACGGCATCATCGGCTTCTCCGGGGCGGGCAAGTCCACACTGGTGCGCTGCATCAATCTGCTGGAGCGTCCCACGGCGGGGAAGGTTATCGTCAACGGCGTGGATATGCTCGCCCTGCAGCCCAAGGACCTGCGGGAACAGCGCAAGAAAATCGGCATGATTTTCCAGCAGTTCAATCTGATGCCCTCCCGGACCGTGGCCCAGAATGTGGCCCTGCCCATTGAAAATTCCGGCCTGTCCAAAAGTGAGATTGAAAGCAAAGTAAAGAAACTGCTGGCCTTTGTGGAACTGGAGGACAGGGCCCATGCCTATCCTTCTCAGCTCTCTGGCGGGCAGAAACAGCGGGTGGCCATTGCCCGTGCTTTGGCCACGGACCCGGAAATCCTGCTCTGCGATGAGGCTACTAGTGCCCTGGACCCCCAGACCACCAGGTCCATCCTGAAGCTGCTGGCCCGCCTGAACACGGAGCTGGGTATTACCGTGGTGGTCATCACCCATGAGATGGACGTCATCAAGAAGCTCTGCCATCGGGTGGCGGTGATGGAGCATGGCCGGGTGGTGGAGGAAAATACCGTGTATGACCTCTTTGCCCAGCCACAGCAGGAGATTACGAAGAATTTCATCGACACCACATCCAATCTGTCGGAAATCTATCAGCTCATCGAGGACAAGGCGGAGATTGCCGAACTGTCCCACGATGAAAAGCTGGTGAAGATGCGCTATCAGCAGGCCAATGTTTCGGAGCCGCTGATTTCTCAGATTTCCCGGAAGTTCGAGGTGTCGGTGAACATCCTCTTCAGCGATGTGGAACTGGTGGAGGGGCTGCCACTGGGGGGCACCGTGGCCATCATCAAAGGTGCACGGCCGCAAATCAAAAAGGCCCTGGACTATGTAAGAGCGAAGAACGTGAATGTAGAGGTGATTAAAGATGGAGCTGCTGAATACCGTGTTTCCCAATCTCATGCTGAAACTGCCTGA
- a CDS encoding MetQ/NlpA family ABC transporter substrate-binding protein has protein sequence MQKFVKLLFLAVILVVGVVAGGCGDNKAADVQKVRVGVAGTSDEVIWRPIIDKFKEKNVDIELVVFSDYTQPNAALANKEIELNAFQHHRFLNNEVKKHGYEITAIGDTMLSALNLYSKNIHDLKEIKAGDKIAVPNDTVNFGRALNVLQAAGLIRLKSGAGITPELEDIEENTAKIEIVQVDASQTASLLPDVAAAIVNGNYAVDAGLDPDKDAVFKDAIQYYKGDDFFNVIAVRTEDKDKELYQEIVKAYQSEKTKEIYKNDFHGQYIAAWKE, from the coding sequence ATGCAGAAATTCGTGAAATTATTATTTTTAGCTGTGATTCTGGTGGTTGGCGTTGTGGCAGGCGGCTGCGGGGACAACAAGGCTGCTGATGTGCAGAAGGTGCGGGTAGGCGTAGCAGGCACCTCCGATGAAGTCATCTGGCGTCCCATCATCGACAAGTTCAAGGAAAAGAATGTGGACATTGAGCTGGTGGTGTTCTCCGATTACACCCAGCCCAACGCCGCTCTCGCCAATAAGGAAATCGAACTCAACGCCTTCCAGCATCATCGGTTCTTGAACAACGAAGTAAAAAAGCATGGCTATGAAATCACCGCCATTGGCGATACCATGCTGTCAGCTCTGAACCTCTACTCCAAGAATATTCATGACCTCAAGGAAATCAAGGCTGGCGACAAGATTGCTGTGCCCAATGACACGGTAAACTTCGGCCGTGCCCTGAATGTCCTGCAGGCCGCTGGCCTTATCCGCCTCAAGAGCGGCGCGGGCATCACGCCGGAGCTGGAGGATATTGAAGAAAATACGGCCAAGATTGAAATCGTCCAGGTGGATGCGTCACAGACCGCTTCCCTGCTGCCGGATGTGGCAGCTGCCATCGTCAATGGCAATTATGCCGTGGATGCCGGTCTTGATCCGGATAAGGACGCCGTCTTCAAGGATGCCATACAGTATTATAAAGGCGATGATTTCTTCAATGTAATCGCTGTGAGAACCGAGGATAAGGATAAGGAACTCTACCAGGAAATCGTCAAGGCATATCAGTCAGAAAAGACGAAGGAAATCTACAAGAATGATTTCCACGGCCAGTATATTGCGGCGTGGAAAGAATAA
- a CDS encoding M20 metallopeptidase family protein produces the protein MLQHIDRDEAIRFREHFHKHPELSGQEYETAQFIQQHLQDWGIEYQKVGETGTYAWIKGTKDNGRKVLLRADIDALPVAEKTNLSYKSVNPGVMHACGHDIHGAALLAAAQRLAELKDSFSGTVLLAFQQAEEFGHGSQYFIQQGLTKGYDRAFGVHIAPDVPVGSVLLSRKEDAASCDFFRLTIKGRKAHTSKPQLGRDALQAGTLLVGEISRLRSRVLPPEEKVIVGIGVFKAGSSYNVVADEAVIEGSFRAYNNETRERLKEEFVKLAGVAEEAYGVQVLCEFDCFASPLINDEEARDEIAGVAAELLGQDKVQISEKPAFGFAGDDFAEYLKESKGAYVHLGVADDNPASQAGLHSDKLEPAEEAVVIAADLHLNYALAYLGQAD, from the coding sequence ATGTTGCAGCATATAGATAGAGATGAAGCGATAAGATTCCGTGAGCATTTCCATAAGCATCCGGAACTGAGCGGGCAGGAATATGAAACGGCCCAATTCATACAGCAGCATTTGCAGGACTGGGGGATAGAATACCAAAAGGTGGGGGAGACTGGCACCTATGCCTGGATAAAGGGCACGAAGGATAATGGCCGCAAGGTGCTCCTGCGGGCGGATATCGATGCTCTGCCGGTAGCAGAAAAGACAAATCTGTCTTATAAATCCGTCAATCCCGGTGTGATGCACGCCTGCGGCCATGATATTCATGGGGCGGCATTATTGGCAGCGGCCCAGCGGCTGGCGGAGTTAAAGGATAGCTTTTCCGGCACCGTGCTGTTGGCCTTCCAGCAGGCGGAAGAATTTGGTCATGGCTCCCAGTATTTCATTCAGCAGGGGCTGACCAAAGGTTATGACCGGGCCTTCGGCGTACATATCGCTCCGGATGTTCCTGTGGGCAGTGTACTGCTGTCCCGGAAGGAAGACGCTGCATCCTGTGACTTCTTCCGCCTGACCATCAAGGGGCGCAAGGCCCATACCTCGAAACCGCAGCTGGGGCGGGATGCCCTGCAGGCCGGCACCTTGCTGGTGGGAGAAATCTCCCGCCTGCGGAGCCGCGTACTGCCGCCGGAGGAAAAGGTCATCGTGGGCATCGGCGTGTTCAAGGCGGGATCTTCCTACAATGTGGTGGCGGATGAGGCCGTCATCGAGGGCAGCTTCCGGGCTTACAACAACGAAACCCGTGAGCGGCTGAAGGAAGAATTCGTGAAGCTGGCCGGTGTGGCTGAAGAAGCCTACGGCGTGCAGGTGCTCTGCGAATTTGACTGCTTTGCCAGCCCTCTGATAAACGATGAGGAGGCCAGGGATGAAATCGCCGGGGTGGCCGCAGAGCTGCTGGGGCAGGATAAGGTACAAATCAGCGAAAAACCGGCCTTTGGCTTTGCGGGGGATGACTTTGCGGAATACCTTAAAGAAAGCAAAGGTGCCTACGTTCATCTGGGGGTGGCGGATGACAATCCTGCTTCCCAGGCGGGGCTTCACAGTGACAAGCTGGAACCCGCAGAGGAAGCCGTGGTCATCGCGGCGGATTTGCATTTGAATTATGCTCTGGCCTATTTGGGACAGGCGGACTAA
- a CDS encoding aspartate/glutamate racemase family protein, whose protein sequence is MKKIGLLGGTGPESTLLYYKELNSRIDKLTGAEHMPELVIESVDFRRVWGYLTNGQYGELVDYLAEKVNNLRSYGAEIVSLTAVTTHIVFAELVAKTKTSFVSIPQTVCRQAVSKGYKKVGLLGTIFTMEQDYMKKDLWEAGIEVFVPQQADRELIAGRIYQELEEGIVKESTLQEFQQIIRKMQAEHGIEAIILGCTELPLLLNPDNCPVPCLDSVEIHIEELIRLAMAA, encoded by the coding sequence ATGAAAAAGATTGGCTTGCTTGGCGGGACGGGGCCGGAATCCACCCTGCTGTATTACAAAGAGCTCAACAGCCGGATTGACAAGCTCACAGGCGCGGAACATATGCCGGAACTGGTAATTGAGAGCGTTGATTTCCGCCGGGTTTGGGGGTATCTGACCAACGGCCAATATGGGGAATTGGTGGATTATCTGGCGGAAAAGGTAAATAATCTGCGTAGCTACGGAGCAGAAATTGTTTCCCTGACAGCGGTTACTACCCATATTGTGTTTGCAGAGCTGGTCGCGAAAACAAAAACCTCTTTTGTCAGTATTCCCCAGACTGTCTGCAGGCAGGCTGTTTCCAAAGGATACAAAAAAGTCGGCCTGTTGGGCACCATCTTTACCATGGAACAGGATTATATGAAAAAAGACCTGTGGGAGGCCGGGATTGAGGTCTTTGTGCCCCAGCAGGCAGATCGCGAACTTATCGCCGGGCGGATCTATCAGGAACTGGAGGAGGGCATCGTCAAGGAGTCCACCTTGCAGGAATTCCAGCAGATCATCCGGAAGATGCAGGCAGAACACGGCATTGAAGCCATCATCCTGGGCTGTACTGAGCTGCCCCTGTTGTTGAATCCGGATAACTGTCCCGTGCCCTGTTTGGACAGTGTGGAGATCCATATTGAGGAACTGATCAGGCTGGCCATGGCCGCGTAA